The Brasilonema sennae CENA114 genome includes a region encoding these proteins:
- a CDS encoding M42 family metallopeptidase, with product MCNYDRLFHTIEELVMHHSPSGAETEINQFLIQQFAALGVEVWCDRADNIIAKIQGLDSTRQIAITAHKDEIGAIVKTVGEKGRVEVRRLGGSFPWVYGEGVVDLLGDNATLSGILSFGSRHVSHESPQKVQQEDTPVKWENAWIETKCTTTELEAAGIRPGTRMVVGKHRKRPTRLNDYIASYTLDNKASVAILLALAEKVKQPPVDVYLVASAKEEVGAIGALFFTQNQRLDALIALEICPLSSEYPIEDGESPVILSQDGYGIYDETLNGQLRHCAKQLDMSVQLATISGFGSDASIAMKFGHVARAACLAFPTQNTHGYEIAHLGAIANCVELLQVFCETEFE from the coding sequence ATGTGCAACTACGATCGCTTATTTCACACAATTGAGGAATTAGTCATGCATCATTCTCCCAGTGGTGCAGAAACAGAAATTAACCAATTCTTGATACAGCAATTTGCGGCACTAGGAGTGGAAGTATGGTGCGATCGCGCTGACAATATCATTGCTAAAATTCAAGGGCTAGATTCCACTAGACAGATTGCCATTACTGCTCACAAAGATGAAATAGGCGCAATTGTGAAAACAGTTGGCGAAAAAGGTCGAGTCGAAGTTCGCAGGCTAGGCGGCTCATTTCCGTGGGTTTATGGCGAAGGAGTGGTAGATTTACTGGGAGATAACGCAACACTCAGCGGTATTCTCAGTTTTGGTTCCCGTCACGTTTCCCACGAATCACCCCAAAAAGTTCAGCAGGAAGACACTCCTGTCAAATGGGAAAATGCCTGGATAGAGACAAAATGTACCACAACCGAATTGGAAGCAGCTGGTATTCGACCAGGTACCAGAATGGTTGTCGGCAAGCATCGAAAACGTCCAACACGGTTAAACGACTACATAGCCAGTTACACCTTGGATAACAAAGCTTCAGTTGCTATTTTATTAGCACTTGCCGAAAAGGTAAAACAGCCACCAGTCGATGTGTATCTAGTCGCATCAGCAAAAGAAGAAGTGGGAGCAATTGGAGCACTTTTCTTTACTCAAAACCAGCGCTTAGATGCTTTGATTGCTTTGGAAATTTGTCCTCTCTCATCAGAATATCCCATTGAAGACGGGGAAAGCCCTGTGATACTTTCTCAAGATGGATATGGAATTTACGATGAAACGTTAAATGGACAACTGCGTCACTGCGCCAAGCAACTAGATATGTCAGTACAGCTAGCAACAATCAGTGGTTTTGGTAGTGATGCTTCTATTGCGATGAAATTTGGTCATGTTGCTCGCGCTGCGTGTTTGGCATTTCCGACACAGAACACCCACGGATACGAAATTGCGCATTTAGGAGCAATTGCTAACTGTGTTGAGTTGTTACAAGTCTTTTGTGAGACGGAATTTGAGTAA
- a CDS encoding pentapeptide repeat-containing protein, with the protein MYHQQRQSLLFTLSAILTGATLLAGVGIYVVLKGVERPIAVPNQTESTEEDITQAPVDTLTPPPEDTLVSSPQDTPVVAIQEQPNELGKNLGGVDWQGKDLRTMKLRNANLGGANLANTTLSGVDLSGATLSGANLANANLSGVNLSSANLSGAILENANLSSANLSRADLRGANLDHTNLEGALLRGTLLEGVNLSNTIMP; encoded by the coding sequence ATGTATCACCAACAACGCCAAAGTTTGCTTTTCACTCTTTCGGCTATACTGACTGGAGCAACTCTTTTAGCTGGAGTTGGAATCTATGTAGTGCTCAAAGGCGTGGAAAGACCAATAGCAGTACCTAACCAAACAGAAAGCACAGAAGAAGACATTACACAAGCACCTGTCGATACATTAACTCCGCCTCCAGAAGACACATTGGTTTCATCACCACAAGACACACCAGTCGTAGCAATTCAAGAACAGCCAAACGAACTAGGAAAAAACCTTGGTGGTGTTGATTGGCAAGGAAAGGACTTACGCACGATGAAGCTGCGTAATGCTAACTTAGGTGGTGCGAATCTTGCAAACACTACCTTGAGTGGTGTTGACTTGAGTGGAGCTACCTTGAGTGGTGCAAATCTTGCAAATGCTAATTTGAGTGGTGTGAATTTGAGCAGTGCTAATCTCAGTGGTGCAATTCTTGAAAATGCGAATCTGAGCAGTGCTAATCTCAGTCGCGCCGACTTGAGGGGTGCCAATCTTGATCATACTAACCTAGAGGGAGCTCTTTTGAGAGGAACTCTTCTAGAAGGTGTAAACCTGAGCAACACAATTATGCCTTAG
- a CDS encoding serine/threonine-protein kinase: MSDPNIGRLLGKRYELQEIIGTGAMGRVYRAKDILLGGVPVAVKFLALSTQNQNLRVQERFEQEAKTCAILGQKSIHIVRVMDYGVDENNTPFYVMEYLQGSSLSNIIRHQPPCLPRFLNLVRQICLGLQCAHNGIFVEGKICPIIHRDIKPSNIVVIQDHSFGELVKVLDFGIAKLLHADSSYTDYYLGTLAYSSPEQIDGQELDNRADIYSLGVMMFEMLTGKIPLVASTNSFGAWYKVHHYQQPRSFSEVAPNLQLPQSVKNLVMSCLAKTPSSRPQSINEILQVLRSLEQGDAPLAPPLSGDRASETLPNIDKAPTVCVLIKTDVDTKLRSEIAFRNGGRTQTHRLTELGSVGVWESEKISFPRFFAPSSSSSHLLSLNSTQYDDNSQAVTLSSGLIQEIVQQACWPSNKPIADIVFPSPLGLNGKELPALWVMLPHLEIQKRLVCKRYNQFLFITSPHPMLLWITLIYNTMHGAKWLTYYLDLKTTFGQKITRLLRQTGYYPILFFTRETPNRCVDVLLSSIASTQRLWLHHWVTMSNKLVSSAEPQFSKTLLKTEYEKIKPHILAKIQAMDTDSSFDLFG; this comes from the coding sequence ATGTCAGATCCCAACATTGGTCGTTTACTCGGCAAACGCTACGAACTCCAGGAGATAATTGGTACTGGAGCAATGGGTAGAGTCTATCGTGCTAAGGACATTTTGTTGGGTGGCGTACCTGTTGCTGTGAAGTTTCTAGCTCTATCGACCCAAAATCAAAATCTGCGAGTGCAAGAACGCTTTGAGCAAGAGGCAAAAACCTGTGCCATTCTTGGACAAAAAAGCATCCACATTGTCCGAGTCATGGACTATGGCGTAGACGAGAATAATACTCCGTTCTATGTTATGGAATACCTCCAAGGAAGCAGCCTGAGCAATATCATTCGCCACCAACCACCCTGTTTACCAAGATTTTTGAATTTGGTGCGTCAAATTTGCTTGGGATTACAGTGCGCTCATAATGGTATCTTTGTAGAAGGCAAAATATGTCCAATTATTCACCGCGATATTAAGCCCAGTAATATAGTGGTCATTCAAGACCATAGTTTCGGCGAATTAGTCAAAGTTCTAGATTTTGGTATTGCCAAGTTACTACATGCCGATAGCAGCTATACTGACTACTATTTAGGCACTCTTGCTTATTCTTCTCCCGAACAGATAGATGGTCAGGAATTAGATAACCGTGCTGACATTTATAGTTTGGGAGTGATGATGTTTGAGATGCTTACAGGCAAAATTCCCCTAGTCGCATCAACCAACTCTTTTGGAGCATGGTACAAAGTACACCACTATCAACAACCACGATCATTCTCTGAAGTTGCACCCAATCTGCAACTACCACAGAGTGTGAAAAATTTGGTTATGAGTTGTTTAGCCAAGACACCAAGCTCACGTCCCCAAAGTATAAACGAAATTCTTCAGGTTCTGCGATCTTTAGAACAGGGCGATGCTCCTCTCGCGCCGCCCCTTTCGGGCGATCGGGCAAGTGAAACTTTGCCAAATATAGATAAAGCTCCAACTGTCTGTGTCTTAATCAAAACAGATGTTGATACCAAGTTGCGTTCAGAAATAGCATTTAGAAATGGCGGAAGAACACAGACTCACAGACTCACAGAGTTAGGGAGTGTGGGAGTGTGGGAGTCTGAAAAAATATCCTTTCCTCGCTTTTTTGCTCCTTCCTCATCGTCATCCCACCTACTATCTTTGAATTCAACTCAGTATGACGACAACAGCCAAGCAGTGACGCTATCATCTGGATTGATACAGGAAATTGTACAGCAAGCTTGTTGGCCCTCGAATAAACCGATCGCCGATATCGTCTTTCCTAGTCCTCTGGGTTTGAATGGTAAGGAACTACCCGCCTTGTGGGTGATGCTACCGCATTTGGAAATTCAAAAGCGTTTGGTTTGTAAACGCTATAATCAATTTCTTTTTATAACTTCTCCTCACCCCATGCTGCTATGGATTACCCTGATCTACAACACTATGCATGGTGCAAAATGGCTAACATACTACCTTGATCTGAAGACAACTTTCGGGCAAAAAATCACTCGCCTACTCAGACAAACAGGTTACTACCCGATACTGTTCTTTACTCGCGAGACACCAAATCGTTGTGTTGATGTATTACTCTCAAGTATTGCTTCTACACAACGCCTGTGGTTACATCACTGGGTAACGATGAGCAACAAGCTGGTTTCTTCTGCCGAACCACAATTTAGTAAAACTTTACTTAAAACTGAGTACGAAAAGATCAAACCACATATTTTGGCAAAGATACAAGCAATGGATACAGATTCCTCGTTTGACCTTTTCGGCTGA
- the nblB gene encoding phycobilisome degradation protein NblB, whose translation MSITPESVKQLLESQDLGDRLRAVNQIRQLEPKLGFELVQNAVNDSNSRVRYSAVSQLDTLGKQDLDLSLNILRDRLLNDPEADVQAAAADCLGALGLREAFDDLQQLYQTSNEWIVQFSIIATLGELNDPRSFELLKTALSSENDLVKTAAISSFGELGDLQAIPLLAPYATDPDWQVRYRLVQALNRLGGTDAKSILETLANDEVEAVATEAKKSLPEA comes from the coding sequence ATGAGTATTACTCCTGAATCTGTCAAGCAACTGCTGGAATCTCAAGATTTAGGCGATCGCTTGCGAGCAGTCAACCAAATTCGTCAATTAGAGCCAAAGCTAGGTTTTGAGTTGGTTCAAAATGCTGTAAATGATAGCAACTCCCGTGTGCGGTATTCAGCTGTGAGTCAGTTGGATACGCTGGGTAAACAAGATTTAGATTTATCTCTAAACATATTGCGCGATCGCTTGCTCAATGATCCCGAAGCTGATGTTCAAGCAGCCGCAGCAGATTGTTTGGGTGCTCTTGGGCTGCGTGAGGCTTTTGACGATTTACAACAACTTTACCAAACCAGCAACGAGTGGATTGTACAATTTAGCATCATCGCTACACTCGGAGAGTTGAACGATCCAAGAAGTTTTGAGTTGCTAAAAACGGCACTTTCTTCAGAAAATGATTTAGTCAAAACTGCAGCCATTAGTTCTTTTGGCGAATTGGGAGACTTGCAGGCTATTCCCTTGTTGGCTCCCTATGCAACAGATCCAGATTGGCAAGTGCGTTATAGGCTGGTACAAGCCTTAAATCGTTTAGGCGGTACAGATGCAAAATCCATATTGGAAACTTTGGCGAATGATGAGGTAGAAGCTGTTGCAACTGAAGCCAAAAAATCTTTACCCGAAGCTTGA
- a CDS encoding NblA/ycf18 family protein — MNQPIELSLEQQFNIRSFATQVQHMSHDQAKDFLVKLYEQMVLREATYKQLLKHQWGIDEGSTWAA, encoded by the coding sequence ATGAATCAACCAATCGAATTGAGCCTCGAACAGCAATTCAACATTCGCTCATTCGCCACTCAGGTGCAGCATATGAGCCATGACCAAGCTAAAGACTTTTTAGTTAAGCTCTATGAGCAGATGGTACTTCGGGAAGCGACTTATAAACAGCTTCTTAAGCACCAATGGGGAATAGACGAGGGATCGACCTGGGCAGCATAG
- a CDS encoding CBS domain-containing protein, whose protein sequence is MPKTVADIMSRDPIVVQLETPLQEAIKILAERRISGLPVVNDAGKLVGIISETDLMWQQTGVTPPAYIMFLDSVIYLENPGDYERDLHKALGQTVGEVMSKNPITIDPDKTVTEAAKLMHDRNVHRLPVLDSESQVIGILTRGDIIRAMAASQDQ, encoded by the coding sequence ATGCCTAAAACAGTTGCCGACATCATGAGCCGTGATCCAATCGTCGTCCAACTAGAAACTCCTCTACAGGAAGCGATAAAAATCCTGGCAGAACGACGCATTAGTGGACTACCAGTTGTGAACGACGCTGGGAAGTTAGTCGGTATTATCTCAGAAACGGACTTAATGTGGCAACAAACTGGTGTAACCCCTCCGGCTTACATTATGTTTCTTGATAGCGTCATTTATTTGGAAAATCCTGGAGATTACGAACGTGACTTGCACAAAGCACTTGGGCAAACTGTTGGCGAAGTCATGAGCAAAAACCCGATCACTATTGATCCTGACAAAACAGTCACAGAAGCTGCTAAACTCATGCACGATCGCAACGTCCACCGCCTACCAGTACTTGACAGCGAGAGCCAAGTTATTGGTATCCTCACTCGTGGTGACATCATTCGAGCAATGGCAGCGAGTCAAGATCAGTGA